Genomic segment of Bacillota bacterium:
GCCTCCTTCCCTCGCAGGGAAGGGGGAACGCCCCTCTCCTCGTAGGAGAGGGGACGGGGGTGAGGTAAGACAAGCGGTAGTAAGAACGCCTTGCTCCTTGCGCTACAACCAACTTCTCAACAATTCTCGAACACCCCCCAAAAAACGCTTGACATTCCCGGCACGAATTGTTATAGTAGATATAGAATGTTATAGTACAAATGACGGTGAATATGATGCCTGTATCCGAGCCACGTTACCGGCGTATCCAGAAGCATATCGAGCAGCTCATTGCGCAGCGGAGAGTGCGTGAAGGAGAGCGCATCCCCAGCGAGCGCGAAATCGCCCGGCAGTTCGGCGTGAGTCAGATGACCGTCAACCGCGCCATTCAGGAGCTGGTGCGCAATGGTGTTCTCGTGCGCCGGGTGGGCTCGGGAACGTACGTACAGCGCAGACAACCTGTGGGGCGGGCTGTTAGCCGCAGCACCGTGGTGATGGTGCCGCCTTTTGCAGACCATCTGGAGGAGGACACCTATCTGCGCTGGCCTTTCCATGCGTTTCGGGACAGGGCAAGAGCAGACAACTTCGCACTGGTGGTGGAACCCGCTTCCTATGAGGATTACGAGCAAGTCGTGCAGCATCACCCGGATGCCGGATTCATTTTCCTGATACCCCCTGAGGAGGGTTATGATACCCTGCATCGTCTTTTCATCAGGGGTGTGCCGTTTGTGGTGCTTGGAGCCTCATGGACGGACGCACCTTTCGCCTGTGTGGATAGCGACAACATCGGCGGCGTGCGCATGGCGATGAACTATCTGTTTCGGCTCGGACATGAACGTATCGCCTACGTGAACGGCAAGGAATCCGCGACGAACTGCCGCGACCGGCTGCTGGGCTATCGACAGGCGATGGAGGAGCAGGGCATCGCGGTGGAAGAGCGGTGGATTGTGCGTCCGCATTCCAACTGGCGGATGGGTGAGGAGGCTCGCCAGCATCTCACCTCTGTGCTGCTGCAGCGGGATGCGGTTACCGCGGTACTGTGCGCCGGTTACTATCTGGCGCTGGAGGCGTTGGGGCTGATACGGACACTGCGCCT
This window contains:
- a CDS encoding substrate-binding domain-containing protein yields the protein MTVNMMPVSEPRYRRIQKHIEQLIAQRRVREGERIPSEREIARQFGVSQMTVNRAIQELVRNGVLVRRVGSGTYVQRRQPVGRAVSRSTVVMVPPFADHLEEDTYLRWPFHAFRDRARADNFALVVEPASYEDYEQVVQHHPDAGFIFLIPPEEGYDTLHRLFIRGVPFVVLGASWTDAPFACVDSDNIGGVRMAMNYLFRLGHERIAYVNGKESATNCRDRLLGYRQAMEEQGIAVEERWIVRPHSNWRMGEEARQHLTSVLLQRDAVTAVLCAGYYLALEALGLIRTLRLRVPGDVSLVSFDDPPSAAHLQPPLTVVRQPLYAMGERAVERLLRLMRSPHSEPGGVEYLPVELVVRESCERLLR